In the Parus major isolate Abel chromosome 4A, Parus_major1.1, whole genome shotgun sequence genome, one interval contains:
- the XIAP gene encoding E3 ubiquitin-protein ligase XIAP isoform X2: MLCENSSQNGNLKENRAYEEMTCNVPQNSEASAHTDSAQEWAQEHDRQGTFVGFPQDCPVSVLALAQAGFVYTGEGDKVKCFSCHTIIEGWLPGDSAAERHKELAPKCKFITESAFLETNMDPVAQNSQSRTENGSGNSALPCSLDDPHVEADYLLRTRQVVDMSDSLYPRNPAMCSEETRLKSFHNWPLSGQLTPQELANAGFYYTGVGDQVACFCCGGKLKNWEPTDRAWSEHRRHFPKCLFVLGRDIGNISSESIPAEHGISGLNNAQHPRNPSMAKYGKRLQTFLSWIYPVDKEQLAEAGFYSIGNGDHVVCFHCGGGLQEWKENEDPWDQHAKWFPGCRFVSKEKGIEFINNVHLRDGCRDSTTEAAEGIILPKDDLLQNPLVQSAIAMGFSLSEIRNTMEKRLQMTGESHTSVEDLVADLSAHKENTREEEPNEIPVEQDELIQLQNLYLSTEEKLRRLQEEKLCKICMAKDVSVVFIPCGHLVACKECAQLLNECPLCRTDITKIQEIFMY; this comes from the exons atgctgtgtgaaAATAGTTCTCAAAATG GAAATCTAAAGGAGAACCGTGCTTATGAAGAGATGACGTGTAATGTCCCACAGAACTCAGAAGCCTCTGCACACACTGACAGTGCCCAGGAATGGGCACAGGAACATGACCGACAGGGAACTTTTGTTGGATTTCCACAGGACTGTCCTGTTTCTGTGTTAGCTCTAGCACAAGCTGGCTTTGTTTATACTGGAGAAGGTGACAAAGTGAAGTGCTTCAGTTGCCATACAATTATTGAAGGATGGCTGCCTGGGGATTCTGCAGCTGAGAGGCACAAAGAGCTTGCCCCCAAATGCAAGTTTATTACTGaatctgcttttctggaaaCTAACATGGATCCTGTTGCCCAGAACTCCCAGAGCAGAACTGAAAATGGTTCCGGCAATTCAGCCCTCCCATGTTCTCTGGATGACCCTCATGTGGAGGCAGATTACCTTTTGAGAACTAGGCAGGTTGTGGATATGTCAGATAGTTTGTATCCTAGAAACCCTGCTATGTGCAGTGAAGAAACAAGGTTAAAGTCTTTCCACAACTGGCCGCTCAGTGGCCAGTTGACTCCACAGGAATTAGCTAATGCTGGATTTTATTATACAGGTGTTGGTGACCAGGTGGCATGTTTTTGTTGTGGTGGAAAATTGAAGAACTGGGAACCCACTGACAGAGCTTGGTCAGAACACAGGAGGCATTTTCCCAAATGCCTTTTTGTCCTGGGCCGGGATAttggaaatatttcaagtgAATCTATTCCTGCTGAGCATGGCATAAGTGGTCTGAACAATGCACAGCACCCAAGGAATCCCTCTATGGCAAAATATGGAAAACGCttacaaacatttttatcttgGATATATCCTGTTGACAAGGAGCAACTTGCAGAAGCTGGATTCTATAGCATAG GTAATGGTGATCATGTTGTGTGTTTCCACTGTGGTGGAGGATTGCAagaatggaaggaaaatgaagaccCTTGGGATCAACATGCCAAATGGTTTCCTGG gTGCAGATTTGTGAGCAAGGAAAAGGGGATAGAATTTATAAACAATGTTCACTTAAGAGATGGATGTAGAGATTCAACA acagaagcagctgaagggaTAATACTTCCTAAAG aTGATCTCTTACAGAATCCTTTGGTACAAAGTGCCATAGCCATGGGTTTCAGTTTGTCTGAGATTAGGAACACCATGGAAAAGAGATTGCAGATGACTGGAGAAAGTCACACATCTGTTGAGGATCTGGTAGCAGACTTAAGTGctcataaagaaaatacaagggAAGAAGAACCAAATGAAATCCCAGTTGAGCAAGATGAGCTTATTCAGTTACAGAACCTCT ACCTCAGTACTGAAGAGAAGTTAAGACgtttgcaggaagaaaagctcTGTAAAATCTGTATGGCTAAGGACGTGTCAGTTGTCTTCATTCCCTGTGGTCACCTAGTTGCCTGTAAGGAATGTGCTCAATTACTTAATGAATGCCCTCTATGTCGTACGGATATTAcgaaaatacaggaaatttttatgtattaa
- the XIAP gene encoding E3 ubiquitin-protein ligase XIAP isoform X1 produces MIYPSVWEMKICILCLGNLKENRAYEEMTCNVPQNSEASAHTDSAQEWAQEHDRQGTFVGFPQDCPVSVLALAQAGFVYTGEGDKVKCFSCHTIIEGWLPGDSAAERHKELAPKCKFITESAFLETNMDPVAQNSQSRTENGSGNSALPCSLDDPHVEADYLLRTRQVVDMSDSLYPRNPAMCSEETRLKSFHNWPLSGQLTPQELANAGFYYTGVGDQVACFCCGGKLKNWEPTDRAWSEHRRHFPKCLFVLGRDIGNISSESIPAEHGISGLNNAQHPRNPSMAKYGKRLQTFLSWIYPVDKEQLAEAGFYSIGNGDHVVCFHCGGGLQEWKENEDPWDQHAKWFPGCRFVSKEKGIEFINNVHLRDGCRDSTTEAAEGIILPKDDLLQNPLVQSAIAMGFSLSEIRNTMEKRLQMTGESHTSVEDLVADLSAHKENTREEEPNEIPVEQDELIQLQNLYLSTEEKLRRLQEEKLCKICMAKDVSVVFIPCGHLVACKECAQLLNECPLCRTDITKIQEIFMY; encoded by the exons ATGATCTATCCTTCTGTCTGGGAAATGAAAATCTGTATTCTTTGTCTAGGAAATCTAAAGGAGAACCGTGCTTATGAAGAGATGACGTGTAATGTCCCACAGAACTCAGAAGCCTCTGCACACACTGACAGTGCCCAGGAATGGGCACAGGAACATGACCGACAGGGAACTTTTGTTGGATTTCCACAGGACTGTCCTGTTTCTGTGTTAGCTCTAGCACAAGCTGGCTTTGTTTATACTGGAGAAGGTGACAAAGTGAAGTGCTTCAGTTGCCATACAATTATTGAAGGATGGCTGCCTGGGGATTCTGCAGCTGAGAGGCACAAAGAGCTTGCCCCCAAATGCAAGTTTATTACTGaatctgcttttctggaaaCTAACATGGATCCTGTTGCCCAGAACTCCCAGAGCAGAACTGAAAATGGTTCCGGCAATTCAGCCCTCCCATGTTCTCTGGATGACCCTCATGTGGAGGCAGATTACCTTTTGAGAACTAGGCAGGTTGTGGATATGTCAGATAGTTTGTATCCTAGAAACCCTGCTATGTGCAGTGAAGAAACAAGGTTAAAGTCTTTCCACAACTGGCCGCTCAGTGGCCAGTTGACTCCACAGGAATTAGCTAATGCTGGATTTTATTATACAGGTGTTGGTGACCAGGTGGCATGTTTTTGTTGTGGTGGAAAATTGAAGAACTGGGAACCCACTGACAGAGCTTGGTCAGAACACAGGAGGCATTTTCCCAAATGCCTTTTTGTCCTGGGCCGGGATAttggaaatatttcaagtgAATCTATTCCTGCTGAGCATGGCATAAGTGGTCTGAACAATGCACAGCACCCAAGGAATCCCTCTATGGCAAAATATGGAAAACGCttacaaacatttttatcttgGATATATCCTGTTGACAAGGAGCAACTTGCAGAAGCTGGATTCTATAGCATAG GTAATGGTGATCATGTTGTGTGTTTCCACTGTGGTGGAGGATTGCAagaatggaaggaaaatgaagaccCTTGGGATCAACATGCCAAATGGTTTCCTGG gTGCAGATTTGTGAGCAAGGAAAAGGGGATAGAATTTATAAACAATGTTCACTTAAGAGATGGATGTAGAGATTCAACA acagaagcagctgaagggaTAATACTTCCTAAAG aTGATCTCTTACAGAATCCTTTGGTACAAAGTGCCATAGCCATGGGTTTCAGTTTGTCTGAGATTAGGAACACCATGGAAAAGAGATTGCAGATGACTGGAGAAAGTCACACATCTGTTGAGGATCTGGTAGCAGACTTAAGTGctcataaagaaaatacaagggAAGAAGAACCAAATGAAATCCCAGTTGAGCAAGATGAGCTTATTCAGTTACAGAACCTCT ACCTCAGTACTGAAGAGAAGTTAAGACgtttgcaggaagaaaagctcTGTAAAATCTGTATGGCTAAGGACGTGTCAGTTGTCTTCATTCCCTGTGGTCACCTAGTTGCCTGTAAGGAATGTGCTCAATTACTTAATGAATGCCCTCTATGTCGTACGGATATTAcgaaaatacaggaaatttttatgtattaa
- the XIAP gene encoding E3 ubiquitin-protein ligase XIAP isoform X3 — protein sequence MTCNVPQNSEASAHTDSAQEWAQEHDRQGTFVGFPQDCPVSVLALAQAGFVYTGEGDKVKCFSCHTIIEGWLPGDSAAERHKELAPKCKFITESAFLETNMDPVAQNSQSRTENGSGNSALPCSLDDPHVEADYLLRTRQVVDMSDSLYPRNPAMCSEETRLKSFHNWPLSGQLTPQELANAGFYYTGVGDQVACFCCGGKLKNWEPTDRAWSEHRRHFPKCLFVLGRDIGNISSESIPAEHGISGLNNAQHPRNPSMAKYGKRLQTFLSWIYPVDKEQLAEAGFYSIGNGDHVVCFHCGGGLQEWKENEDPWDQHAKWFPGCRFVSKEKGIEFINNVHLRDGCRDSTTEAAEGIILPKDDLLQNPLVQSAIAMGFSLSEIRNTMEKRLQMTGESHTSVEDLVADLSAHKENTREEEPNEIPVEQDELIQLQNLYLSTEEKLRRLQEEKLCKICMAKDVSVVFIPCGHLVACKECAQLLNECPLCRTDITKIQEIFMY from the exons ATGACGTGTAATGTCCCACAGAACTCAGAAGCCTCTGCACACACTGACAGTGCCCAGGAATGGGCACAGGAACATGACCGACAGGGAACTTTTGTTGGATTTCCACAGGACTGTCCTGTTTCTGTGTTAGCTCTAGCACAAGCTGGCTTTGTTTATACTGGAGAAGGTGACAAAGTGAAGTGCTTCAGTTGCCATACAATTATTGAAGGATGGCTGCCTGGGGATTCTGCAGCTGAGAGGCACAAAGAGCTTGCCCCCAAATGCAAGTTTATTACTGaatctgcttttctggaaaCTAACATGGATCCTGTTGCCCAGAACTCCCAGAGCAGAACTGAAAATGGTTCCGGCAATTCAGCCCTCCCATGTTCTCTGGATGACCCTCATGTGGAGGCAGATTACCTTTTGAGAACTAGGCAGGTTGTGGATATGTCAGATAGTTTGTATCCTAGAAACCCTGCTATGTGCAGTGAAGAAACAAGGTTAAAGTCTTTCCACAACTGGCCGCTCAGTGGCCAGTTGACTCCACAGGAATTAGCTAATGCTGGATTTTATTATACAGGTGTTGGTGACCAGGTGGCATGTTTTTGTTGTGGTGGAAAATTGAAGAACTGGGAACCCACTGACAGAGCTTGGTCAGAACACAGGAGGCATTTTCCCAAATGCCTTTTTGTCCTGGGCCGGGATAttggaaatatttcaagtgAATCTATTCCTGCTGAGCATGGCATAAGTGGTCTGAACAATGCACAGCACCCAAGGAATCCCTCTATGGCAAAATATGGAAAACGCttacaaacatttttatcttgGATATATCCTGTTGACAAGGAGCAACTTGCAGAAGCTGGATTCTATAGCATAG GTAATGGTGATCATGTTGTGTGTTTCCACTGTGGTGGAGGATTGCAagaatggaaggaaaatgaagaccCTTGGGATCAACATGCCAAATGGTTTCCTGG gTGCAGATTTGTGAGCAAGGAAAAGGGGATAGAATTTATAAACAATGTTCACTTAAGAGATGGATGTAGAGATTCAACA acagaagcagctgaagggaTAATACTTCCTAAAG aTGATCTCTTACAGAATCCTTTGGTACAAAGTGCCATAGCCATGGGTTTCAGTTTGTCTGAGATTAGGAACACCATGGAAAAGAGATTGCAGATGACTGGAGAAAGTCACACATCTGTTGAGGATCTGGTAGCAGACTTAAGTGctcataaagaaaatacaagggAAGAAGAACCAAATGAAATCCCAGTTGAGCAAGATGAGCTTATTCAGTTACAGAACCTCT ACCTCAGTACTGAAGAGAAGTTAAGACgtttgcaggaagaaaagctcTGTAAAATCTGTATGGCTAAGGACGTGTCAGTTGTCTTCATTCCCTGTGGTCACCTAGTTGCCTGTAAGGAATGTGCTCAATTACTTAATGAATGCCCTCTATGTCGTACGGATATTAcgaaaatacaggaaatttttatgtattaa
- the XIAP gene encoding E3 ubiquitin-protein ligase XIAP isoform X4, which translates to MIYPSVWEMKICILCLGNLKENRAYEEMTCNVPQNSEASAHTDSAQEWAQEHDRQGTFVGFPQDCPVSVLALAQAGFVYTGEGDKVKCFSCHTIIEGWLPGDSAAERHKELAPKCKFITESAFLETNMDPVAQNSQSRTENGSGNSALPCSLDDPHVEADYLLRTRQVVDMSDSLYPRNPAMCSEETRLKSFHNWPLSGQLTPQELANAGFYYTGVGDQVACFCCGGKLKNWEPTDRAWSEHRRHFPKCLFVLGRDIGNISSESIPAEHGISGLNNAQHPRNPSMAKYGKRLQTFLSWIYPVDKEQLAEAGFYSIGNGDHVVCFHCGGGLQEWKENEDPWDQHAKWFPGCRFVSKEKGIEFINNVHLRDGCRDSTTEAAEGIILPKDLSTEEKLRRLQEEKLCKICMAKDVSVVFIPCGHLVACKECAQLLNECPLCRTDITKIQEIFMY; encoded by the exons ATGATCTATCCTTCTGTCTGGGAAATGAAAATCTGTATTCTTTGTCTAGGAAATCTAAAGGAGAACCGTGCTTATGAAGAGATGACGTGTAATGTCCCACAGAACTCAGAAGCCTCTGCACACACTGACAGTGCCCAGGAATGGGCACAGGAACATGACCGACAGGGAACTTTTGTTGGATTTCCACAGGACTGTCCTGTTTCTGTGTTAGCTCTAGCACAAGCTGGCTTTGTTTATACTGGAGAAGGTGACAAAGTGAAGTGCTTCAGTTGCCATACAATTATTGAAGGATGGCTGCCTGGGGATTCTGCAGCTGAGAGGCACAAAGAGCTTGCCCCCAAATGCAAGTTTATTACTGaatctgcttttctggaaaCTAACATGGATCCTGTTGCCCAGAACTCCCAGAGCAGAACTGAAAATGGTTCCGGCAATTCAGCCCTCCCATGTTCTCTGGATGACCCTCATGTGGAGGCAGATTACCTTTTGAGAACTAGGCAGGTTGTGGATATGTCAGATAGTTTGTATCCTAGAAACCCTGCTATGTGCAGTGAAGAAACAAGGTTAAAGTCTTTCCACAACTGGCCGCTCAGTGGCCAGTTGACTCCACAGGAATTAGCTAATGCTGGATTTTATTATACAGGTGTTGGTGACCAGGTGGCATGTTTTTGTTGTGGTGGAAAATTGAAGAACTGGGAACCCACTGACAGAGCTTGGTCAGAACACAGGAGGCATTTTCCCAAATGCCTTTTTGTCCTGGGCCGGGATAttggaaatatttcaagtgAATCTATTCCTGCTGAGCATGGCATAAGTGGTCTGAACAATGCACAGCACCCAAGGAATCCCTCTATGGCAAAATATGGAAAACGCttacaaacatttttatcttgGATATATCCTGTTGACAAGGAGCAACTTGCAGAAGCTGGATTCTATAGCATAG GTAATGGTGATCATGTTGTGTGTTTCCACTGTGGTGGAGGATTGCAagaatggaaggaaaatgaagaccCTTGGGATCAACATGCCAAATGGTTTCCTGG gTGCAGATTTGTGAGCAAGGAAAAGGGGATAGAATTTATAAACAATGTTCACTTAAGAGATGGATGTAGAGATTCAACA acagaagcagctgaagggaTAATACTTCCTAAAG ACCTCAGTACTGAAGAGAAGTTAAGACgtttgcaggaagaaaagctcTGTAAAATCTGTATGGCTAAGGACGTGTCAGTTGTCTTCATTCCCTGTGGTCACCTAGTTGCCTGTAAGGAATGTGCTCAATTACTTAATGAATGCCCTCTATGTCGTACGGATATTAcgaaaatacaggaaatttttatgtattaa